GTGGAAGCAGTAAAAACCTAGGAGGACAGAGTCCAGGAAGGAGATATGGTTTCAAAAAACAGGATGGTAACTAGTTCTAACTACTTTCTTTATTTGCATGTAATACAGTAGTTGTGCTCTGAGCTGAATTACTCCTCTGTATCAGAAGTATATTGAAATATTCTATGACCTTTTGGAAGTGTTGGTGATATTTGAGTACTCATGGTGACAGAGAGTTCTTGATTAAGAAAATTGTGACACTGAATGTATCCTGTCACTTGAGTCAGAAatcactgaaaacactgaattgtcCTACCTTGCATCTTTCCTGAATTCATAATGACTACACAGTCTGTCTTTTAATTTGCTAAAGGTAACTTTGTCCATGCTGGGAACATCCTTGCaacacagaggctgttgagatACCACCCAGGAGCTCATGTAGGTAGCACTGGCTCTGTCTGACATATTGAAGAGAGTAATACTACTAATGTTGTCATCATACATCCCTACTTGTAGGTGGGAATGGGAACAAACAATACCCTCTTTGCCCTTGAGGATGGTTACGTCAAATTCACCAAGGAGGTATACATTCCACCACCACGCAGCCTTAAGGCCACAGAGGTAATAACCAAGCTGCCTAAAGGAAGTGTGCTCTACAAGACCTTCATCAGTGTTTTGCCAGTCAAACAGGATGAAAAATTTAGACTTGTGGATAAGATTTAAGATGCATTTAATTGGACTGGGATCAGTAATCAGAAGGATTAGTTGTTGACTGTGTGAAATCCAATGAATCATTGTTTAGAAAGAGAGGCTCAAAGCATATATATAATGCCAGACCCTCTGGCTTTAGTGAATGAAAATTGTAATAGTCAAAAATGCAGTTACATTGTTTTTTCCAGTAATGTAATAGCTATaacaaatatttgattttgttgttattgttgtatCTGCTGACGAGCACCTTTCATCTTGACTGTACTACGGTTCAATAAAAGGCCCTATTAGCACTAATTAAGGAAATTCTTTTGTTAATTTTTTTGTATTCTCTCTGCTCTTTCACTGATTCTTATAGGTTattaagaataaaataaattcatttcacTGGTCAGTCACCTCACATATGCGTAAACCTGGCATTAAAGGTGTCATCAGTGATTCTGAGCAAAAACGCAATATTCTTAcaacaaaacagcttttatgcCCCATCCCCTCGCCAACTACTGACTGGTGCAGAATGTTTCTCTGAGCTTTTATGGTGGCCTGCAGTGACAGTTTGTGAGGAAAGTGTGATTAGATAGTGTGATTAGAACTACACACAAGCTTTTACAAAGAGGAAAGTTTTAAAGCCCAATCTTATAATTACAGAGGAAGGCCAGCCCGGAAGTGACAAATACATGAACTATCTTTTCAACATCGTGCTGGCTCAAGCTGAGGCTGGAGTCCCAGCAGGTATAGCAGAGAACCCCCATTTGGGTCATGAAAATGGTGAGGTTGTAGCTGTTCTGATGTGGGTGAACCCGAAGAAACCTTG
The sequence above is a segment of the Takifugu flavidus isolate HTHZ2018 unplaced genomic scaffold, ASM371156v2 ctg776, whole genome shotgun sequence genome. Coding sequences within it:
- the LOC130521194 gene encoding 39S ribosomal protein L27, mitochondrial-like, giving the protein SSKNLGGQSPGRRYGFKKQDGNFVHAGNILATQRLLRYHPGAHVGMGTNNTLFALEDGYVKFTKEVYIPPPRSLKATEVITKLPKGSVLYKTFISVLPVKQDEKFRLVDKI